Proteins encoded together in one Pirellulales bacterium window:
- a CDS encoding DUF480 domain-containing protein, whose protein sequence is MSDASTAPETPPRPPQWKPLRPIDRRVVGVLVEKAKTTPEQYPLTLNSIVTGCNQKNNRDPQMQLQPEDVEEALERLRAAGALIEVQGSGRVPKYRHMMYDWLGVSKVELGVMTELLLRGAQTEGELRGRAARMDPIPDLAALRPILESLKAKRLIVSLSSEGRGHVLSHALYMPEEMAALRASFDGSSATAVSSPAMHTAMPISPPVPSLAARSAPLPVAQAAPQSDRLTREVESLRAEVGQLRRDLEELTEHLRRTDDELHEMRESLGG, encoded by the coding sequence ATGTCCGACGCCAGCACTGCCCCTGAAACTCCTCCTCGCCCGCCGCAGTGGAAGCCGCTGCGGCCGATCGATCGCCGCGTTGTGGGAGTGCTCGTCGAGAAGGCCAAGACCACGCCCGAGCAGTATCCGCTCACGCTCAATTCGATCGTGACCGGCTGCAATCAGAAGAACAACCGCGATCCGCAGATGCAGTTGCAGCCCGAGGATGTCGAAGAAGCGCTCGAACGGCTGCGAGCGGCGGGCGCGCTGATCGAAGTGCAAGGCAGCGGCCGCGTGCCGAAATATCGGCACATGATGTACGACTGGCTTGGTGTCAGCAAAGTCGAGCTGGGCGTGATGACCGAACTACTGCTCCGCGGCGCGCAGACCGAAGGGGAGCTGCGCGGCCGGGCGGCTCGAATGGATCCCATCCCCGATCTGGCGGCGCTGCGGCCGATTCTCGAATCTCTGAAGGCCAAGAGGCTCATCGTATCGCTTTCGTCCGAGGGGCGCGGTCATGTGCTGAGCCACGCGCTCTACATGCCGGAAGAGATGGCGGCTCTGCGGGCCAGCTTCGATGGCTCATCGGCGACAGCCGTTTCGTCGCCTGCCATGCACACCGCGATGCCGATCTCGCCACCCGTTCCCTCGCTGGCCGCTCGATCGGCACCGCTGCCCGTCGCTCAAGCCGCTCCGCAATCCGATCGCCTCACCCGCGAGGTGGAATCGCTCCGAGCCGAAGTCGGGCAGTTGCGCCGAGACTTGGAAGAACTCACGGAGCACTTGCGACGAACGGACGACGAGCTGCACGAAATGCGCGAATCGTTGGGAGGGTGA